From Sphingopyxis sp. USTB-05, the proteins below share one genomic window:
- a CDS encoding MipA/OmpV family protein, translating to MPDLTQLFRITRPAHLLPLLAAFAFAAPAAAEDAPLPYEITVTTPDTGLATGIDDEPARFLQNTDIDENILLPGARTDDDEGERKWSRDYFAVAAGVLNTPDYNGSDDRRFLPAFYLRGRISGFSFSTRGTNLQVDLIRHRRGQKVDWKFGPIVSLRGDRTGSVKDPQVDLLPDRKMAIEAGFFTGVTKTGVVTSAYDQIGFRLVATKDVSGRHGSWAASPTIDYGTPLSKRAYIGVSASVNFYGKGFGRYYYDIDPVGSAASGLPVYSRAGTKATAGKYTLGMAGAYALSGDLRKGFVLIGGAQYGRLISRFADSPIVKDAGSVDQWLFGGGLAYQF from the coding sequence ATGCCCGATTTGACCCAGCTCTTCCGCATCACCCGCCCAGCGCACCTCCTCCCGCTCCTCGCCGCCTTCGCTTTCGCCGCGCCCGCCGCTGCTGAAGACGCACCATTGCCCTACGAAATCACCGTCACCACCCCCGACACCGGCCTCGCGACCGGGATCGACGACGAACCCGCGCGCTTCCTCCAGAACACCGATATCGACGAGAATATCCTGCTTCCCGGCGCGCGCACCGACGATGACGAGGGCGAGCGCAAATGGTCGCGCGATTATTTCGCGGTTGCCGCGGGCGTGCTCAACACGCCCGACTATAATGGCTCGGACGACCGCCGCTTCCTGCCCGCCTTTTACCTGCGCGGGCGGATCAGCGGCTTTTCCTTTTCGACGCGCGGCACCAATCTCCAGGTCGACCTGATCCGCCACCGCCGGGGGCAAAAGGTTGACTGGAAATTCGGCCCGATCGTCAGCCTGCGCGGCGATCGCACCGGCAGCGTCAAGGATCCGCAGGTCGACCTGCTCCCCGACCGCAAGATGGCGATCGAGGCCGGCTTCTTCACGGGCGTCACCAAGACCGGCGTGGTCACCAGCGCCTACGACCAGATCGGCTTTCGCCTGGTTGCCACCAAGGATGTTTCGGGCCGCCACGGCAGTTGGGCCGCGTCGCCGACGATCGACTACGGCACTCCGCTTTCGAAACGCGCCTATATCGGTGTGTCGGCGTCGGTGAATTTCTACGGCAAGGGGTTCGGCCGCTATTATTACGACATCGACCCCGTCGGCAGCGCCGCGAGCGGTCTTCCGGTCTATTCGCGCGCGGGGACCAAGGCGACCGCGGGCAAATATACGCTCGGTATGGCGGGCGCCTATGCGCTCTCGGGCGACCTTCGCAAAGGCTTCGTCTTGATCGGCGGCGCCCAATATGGCCGCCTCATCTCACGCTTCGCCGACTCGCCGATCGTGAAGGACGCGGGCAGCGTCGACCAATGGCTTTTCGGCGGCGGGCTGGCGTACCAGTTCTGA
- a CDS encoding bifunctional riboflavin kinase/FAD synthetase, with protein sequence MIRLDGHDRIEGDLRGGVIALGNFDGFHAGHQAVVGRAVRHARDEGRPAIVATFDPHPVRFFKPDVPPFRLTTLAQRLELFAAAGADAMLVLPFDATLAATTAEDFITGLLLDRYGAAGVVTGADFVFGKGRGGNVVTLADHARRLGFFTEMVAPLGDSAEVISSSRIREALQVGDCAAATRLLTRPFTVRNVVQHGDKNGRLLGFPTANLEMGQYLRPRYGIYAVTGRLPDGCVLKGAANLGIRPSFDPPKELLEPHFFDFAEDLYGQEIDVAFHAFIRPEAKFDNMDALMVQIAVDCDAAKALLADI encoded by the coding sequence ATGATCCGCCTCGACGGCCACGACCGTATCGAGGGCGATCTGCGCGGCGGCGTGATCGCACTCGGCAATTTCGACGGCTTCCACGCGGGACATCAAGCGGTCGTCGGCCGCGCGGTGCGCCACGCGCGCGACGAGGGCCGCCCAGCGATCGTCGCGACTTTCGACCCGCATCCGGTACGCTTTTTCAAACCCGACGTCCCGCCCTTCCGCCTCACGACACTCGCCCAGCGGCTCGAACTGTTCGCTGCGGCGGGTGCCGACGCGATGCTCGTTCTGCCCTTCGATGCGACGCTTGCCGCAACGACGGCCGAGGATTTCATCACCGGGCTGTTGCTCGATCGTTACGGTGCTGCGGGCGTCGTCACGGGCGCCGACTTCGTCTTTGGCAAGGGCCGCGGCGGCAATGTTGTCACCCTGGCCGATCATGCCCGCCGCCTTGGCTTCTTCACCGAAATGGTCGCGCCCTTGGGCGATAGCGCAGAGGTAATCTCGTCAAGCCGCATCCGTGAAGCATTGCAGGTGGGCGACTGCGCCGCCGCGACGCGCCTGCTCACCCGGCCGTTCACCGTGCGCAATGTCGTGCAGCATGGGGACAAGAACGGCCGCCTGCTCGGCTTCCCGACCGCAAACCTCGAAATGGGCCAATATCTGCGCCCGCGTTACGGCATCTATGCCGTCACTGGCCGGCTGCCCGACGGCTGCGTTCTGAAGGGCGCCGCGAACCTCGGCATTCGCCCAAGCTTCGATCCGCCCAAGGAATTGCTCGAACCGCATTTCTTCGACTTCGCCGAAGATCTTTACGGCCAGGAAATCGACGTCGCCTTCCACGCCTTCATCCGGCCCGAGGCGAAGTTCGACAATATGGACGCCTTAATGGTTCAAATCGCTGTGGATTGTGACGCGGCAAAGGCGCTACTGGCGGACATCTGA
- the ileS gene encoding isoleucine--tRNA ligase has product MTDTPSIAEQRDYRDTVFLPKTDFPMKAGLPQKEPLILAKWIEGNLEGQIRESRKGRDQFILHDGPPYANGDMHIGHALNHILKDMVVRTQTLKGKDAPYVPGWDCHGLPIEWKVEEQYRKKKLNKDEVPVEEFRAECRAYAQHWVDTQREQLKRLGIGGDWDHPYLTMDYEAEATIVRELLKFAANDMLYRGAKPVMWSPVEKTALAEAEVEYEDIVSTQIDVAFEIVESPIKELVGAYAVIWTTTPWTIPVNQALAYGPEVEYVLVGEHGGAKYLVAKPLLLSGALYSRFLNQDSTEIFWQGKGTDLAGTIARHPMHALGDFFARPRPFLAGDFVTTDSGTGLVHMSPDHGEDDFDLCKANGIDPVFAVEGDGKYRADWGWLGGQGSVINPKFNAPDGPICTDLREAGALLAASADYKHSYPHSWRSKAKVIYRCTPQWFVPMDKVMTHIEPKTPREKRWENEGGALNPHEEDLCDAPTLRQAAMQAIDDTRFVPAKGRNRIGSMVEGRPDWVLSRQRAWGVPITLFVDRKTGQYLNDPAVNDRIVAAVKAGGVDAWNDARAQEYLGDQYDAANYERIVDILDVWFDSGCTHAFVLESGRWPALVRHDGGTHSADLYLEGSDQHRGWFQSSLLESCGTRGQAPYKAVLTHGFTMDSKGFKQSKSLGNTTDPVKVMETNGADIIRLWALSVDFTEDHRIGDEILKGVADQYRKLRNTFRYLLGALDGFSEEERITDVAAMPELERYMLSLLADLDAKMHRAVDDFDFNGYTRLLADFCNEDLSAFYFDIRKDVLYCDLGPAAPLGTDTRRAYRSVLDILFHALVRYATPVLVFTAEEVWGTRYPEAGSVHLLEWPSVDAAWNDAALATKWAGVRTQREAVTEAIEPYRREKTIRSSLEAEVTIPDPTLDPAALEEIFIVSVARAGDELAVTRTENHKCGRCWRHLPEVTEDGALCNRCDTVLTAA; this is encoded by the coding sequence ATGACTGACACGCCCTCCATCGCAGAACAGCGCGACTATCGCGACACCGTCTTCCTGCCCAAGACCGACTTTCCGATGAAAGCCGGCCTGCCGCAGAAGGAACCGCTGATTCTGGCCAAATGGATCGAGGGCAATCTGGAAGGGCAGATCCGCGAAAGCCGCAAGGGCCGCGACCAGTTCATCCTCCACGACGGCCCGCCCTATGCCAATGGCGACATGCATATCGGCCATGCGCTCAACCATATCTTGAAGGACATGGTCGTCCGCACGCAAACGCTGAAGGGCAAGGACGCGCCCTACGTCCCCGGCTGGGACTGCCACGGTCTGCCGATCGAGTGGAAGGTCGAGGAGCAATATCGCAAGAAAAAGCTCAACAAGGACGAGGTTCCGGTCGAGGAGTTCCGCGCCGAATGCCGCGCCTATGCGCAGCATTGGGTCGACACCCAGCGCGAACAGCTCAAGCGCCTCGGCATCGGCGGCGACTGGGATCATCCGTATCTGACGATGGATTATGAGGCCGAGGCCACGATCGTGCGCGAACTGCTGAAGTTCGCCGCGAACGACATGCTCTATCGCGGAGCCAAGCCGGTGATGTGGTCGCCGGTCGAAAAGACCGCGCTCGCCGAAGCCGAAGTCGAATATGAGGATATCGTCTCGACGCAGATCGACGTCGCGTTCGAGATCGTCGAAAGCCCGATCAAGGAACTGGTCGGCGCCTATGCCGTCATCTGGACGACCACGCCGTGGACGATCCCAGTCAATCAGGCTTTGGCCTATGGGCCGGAAGTAGAATATGTTCTGGTCGGCGAACATGGTGGCGCCAAATATCTTGTGGCGAAACCGCTCCTACTCTCGGGCGCACTTTACAGCCGATTCTTGAACCAAGATTCGACCGAGATTTTTTGGCAGGGCAAAGGCACCGACCTCGCCGGCACCATCGCCCGCCACCCGATGCACGCGCTCGGCGACTTCTTCGCGCGCCCGCGTCCCTTCCTCGCGGGCGATTTCGTCACCACCGACAGCGGCACCGGGCTCGTCCATATGTCGCCCGACCATGGCGAAGATGACTTCGACCTGTGCAAGGCGAACGGCATCGACCCCGTTTTCGCGGTCGAGGGCGACGGCAAATATCGCGCCGACTGGGGCTGGCTCGGCGGTCAGGGGTCGGTAATCAACCCCAAGTTCAACGCCCCCGACGGCCCGATCTGCACCGACCTGCGCGAGGCCGGCGCGCTGCTCGCCGCCAGCGCCGATTACAAGCACAGCTATCCGCATAGCTGGCGCTCGAAAGCCAAGGTCATCTATCGCTGCACGCCGCAATGGTTCGTGCCGATGGACAAGGTCATGACACATATCGAGCCCAAGACCCCGCGCGAAAAGCGCTGGGAGAATGAGGGCGGCGCGCTCAACCCGCACGAGGAAGATCTCTGCGACGCGCCGACGCTGCGTCAGGCGGCGATGCAGGCGATCGACGACACGCGTTTCGTCCCCGCAAAGGGCCGCAACCGCATCGGATCGATGGTCGAGGGCCGCCCCGACTGGGTGCTCAGCCGCCAGCGCGCGTGGGGCGTGCCGATCACGCTCTTCGTCGATCGCAAGACCGGGCAATATCTGAACGACCCCGCCGTCAACGACCGCATCGTCGCGGCGGTGAAGGCGGGCGGCGTCGACGCGTGGAACGACGCGCGCGCGCAGGAATATCTCGGCGATCAATATGACGCCGCGAACTACGAACGCATCGTCGACATTCTCGACGTCTGGTTCGACTCGGGCTGCACCCACGCCTTCGTTCTGGAAAGCGGCCGCTGGCCCGCGCTCGTCCGCCACGACGGCGGCACGCACAGCGCCGACCTCTATCTGGAGGGCAGCGACCAGCATCGCGGCTGGTTCCAGTCGTCGCTGCTCGAAAGCTGCGGCACGCGCGGCCAGGCGCCGTACAAGGCGGTGCTGACGCACGGCTTCACGATGGACAGCAAGGGTTTCAAACAGTCGAAGTCGCTCGGCAACACGACCGATCCCGTCAAGGTGATGGAAACCAACGGCGCCGACATCATCCGGCTGTGGGCACTCAGCGTCGACTTCACCGAGGACCATCGCATCGGCGACGAGATACTGAAAGGCGTTGCCGACCAGTATCGCAAGCTGCGCAACACCTTCCGCTACCTGCTCGGCGCGCTCGACGGGTTCAGCGAAGAGGAACGCATCACCGACGTCGCGGCGATGCCCGAGCTTGAGCGCTATATGCTCTCGCTGCTGGCCGACCTCGACGCCAAGATGCATCGGGCGGTCGATGATTTCGACTTCAACGGCTACACGCGCCTGCTCGCCGATTTCTGCAACGAGGATCTGTCGGCCTTCTATTTCGACATCCGCAAGGACGTCCTCTATTGCGACCTCGGCCCTGCAGCACCGCTCGGCACCGACACGCGCCGCGCCTATCGCAGCGTGCTCGACATCCTGTTCCACGCGCTCGTCCGCTACGCGACCCCGGTGCTGGTGTTCACGGCCGAGGAAGTGTGGGGTACGCGCTATCCCGAAGCCGGTTCGGTCCATTTGCTCGAATGGCCGAGCGTCGACGCCGCATGGAACGACGCCGCGCTCGCGACCAAATGGGCGGGCGTCCGCACCCAGCGCGAGGCCGTGACCGAGGCGATCGAGCCCTATCGCCGCGAAAAGACGATCCGTTCGAGCCTTGAGGCCGAAGTCACGATCCCCGATCCGACGCTCGATCCCGCGGCGCTCGAGGAAATCTTCATCGTGTCGGTCGCACGCGCCGGGGACGAACTCGCGGTCACCCGCACCGAAAACCACAAATGCGGCCGCTGCTGGCGCCACCTGCCCGAGGTGACCGAGGACGGCGCCTTGTGCAATCGCTGCGACACGGTATTGACCGCGGCATGA
- the dxs gene encoding 1-deoxy-D-xylulose-5-phosphate synthase translates to MTDRPHTPLLDTVDVPADLRKLKPEDLRQFADELRAEMISAVGTTGGHLGSGLGVVELTTALHYVFDTPRDKIVWDVGHQCYPHKIITGRRDRIRTLRTGGGLSGFTKRSESEYDPFGAAHSSTSISAALGFAIANKLKDEPGRAIAVIGDGSMSAGMAYEAMNNAAAAGNRLIVILNDNDMSIAPPVGGLSAYLAKLVSSRPFIELREIARRFARKLPEPLHKAAKKTDEYARGMAMGGTLFEELGFYYVGPIDGHNLEHLIPVLENVRDSDHGPVLIHAVTVKGKGYAPAEAAADKYHGVQKFDVITGEQAKAPPGPPAYQNVFGETLAKLAETDKRIVAITAAMPSGTGVDKFAKAHPDRTFDVGIAEQHAVTFAAGLAAQGMRPFAAIYSTFLQRAYDQVVHDVAIQNLPVRFAIDRAGLVGADGSTHAGSFDVTYLATLPNFVVMAAADEAELVHMTYTAAEYDDGPIAFRYPRGNGTGVALPTVPQKLEIGKGRVVRSGKTVAILSLGTRLAEALKAADTLEARGLSTSVIDLRFAKPLDEELIRKTLSGHEVCVTIEENSVGGLGAHVLTLASDEGLIDAGLKLRTMRLPDVFQDQDKPELQYDEAGLNAPQIVDTVLKALRHNSAGVEEAGVRA, encoded by the coding sequence ATGACTGATCGTCCGCATACGCCGCTGCTCGACACGGTGGATGTCCCCGCTGACCTCCGCAAGCTGAAGCCCGAAGACCTCCGCCAGTTCGCTGACGAGCTGCGCGCCGAGATGATCTCGGCCGTGGGCACCACCGGGGGTCATCTCGGCTCGGGACTTGGCGTCGTCGAGCTGACGACCGCGCTCCATTATGTGTTCGACACGCCGCGCGACAAGATCGTGTGGGACGTCGGGCATCAATGCTATCCGCACAAGATCATTACGGGGCGCCGCGACCGGATTCGCACCCTTCGCACCGGCGGCGGCCTCAGCGGTTTCACCAAGCGCAGCGAGAGCGAGTATGACCCGTTCGGTGCGGCGCATTCGTCGACCTCGATCAGCGCGGCGCTGGGCTTTGCGATCGCGAACAAGCTGAAGGACGAGCCCGGGCGCGCGATCGCGGTGATCGGCGACGGGTCGATGTCGGCGGGCATGGCCTATGAGGCGATGAACAATGCCGCCGCGGCGGGCAACCGGCTGATCGTGATCCTCAATGACAATGACATGTCGATCGCGCCGCCCGTCGGCGGGCTCTCGGCCTATCTGGCGAAACTCGTGTCGTCGCGGCCGTTCATCGAGCTGCGCGAGATTGCGCGGCGCTTTGCGCGCAAGCTGCCCGAACCGCTGCACAAGGCGGCGAAGAAGACCGACGAATATGCGCGCGGCATGGCGATGGGCGGGACGCTCTTTGAAGAGCTGGGCTTTTATTATGTCGGGCCGATCGACGGGCATAATCTGGAGCATCTGATCCCGGTGCTGGAGAATGTGCGCGACAGCGACCATGGCCCGGTGCTGATCCATGCGGTGACGGTGAAGGGCAAGGGCTATGCCCCCGCCGAAGCCGCCGCCGACAAATATCATGGCGTGCAGAAATTCGATGTGATCACCGGCGAACAGGCGAAGGCGCCGCCGGGACCGCCAGCGTATCAGAATGTCTTTGGCGAGACGCTGGCGAAACTCGCCGAGACCGACAAGCGCATCGTCGCGATCACGGCGGCCATGCCGTCGGGGACGGGCGTCGACAAATTCGCCAAGGCGCATCCCGACCGGACGTTCGACGTCGGGATTGCCGAGCAGCATGCGGTGACGTTTGCGGCGGGGCTTGCCGCGCAGGGGATGCGTCCGTTCGCGGCGATTTATTCGACCTTCCTCCAGCGCGCCTATGATCAGGTCGTGCATGATGTCGCGATCCAGAATTTGCCGGTGCGCTTTGCGATCGACCGCGCGGGGCTCGTCGGCGCTGATGGATCGACGCACGCGGGGTCGTTCGACGTCACCTATCTGGCGACGCTCCCCAATTTCGTCGTGATGGCGGCGGCTGACGAGGCCGAACTGGTCCATATGACCTATACCGCCGCCGAATATGACGATGGGCCGATCGCCTTTCGTTATCCGCGCGGCAACGGCACCGGGGTGGCATTGCCGACGGTTCCGCAGAAGCTCGAGATCGGCAAGGGGCGCGTCGTGCGTTCGGGCAAGACCGTCGCGATCCTGTCGCTCGGCACGCGTTTGGCGGAGGCGCTGAAAGCGGCCGATACGCTGGAAGCGCGCGGGCTGTCGACGAGCGTGATCGACCTGCGGTTCGCCAAGCCGCTCGACGAGGAACTGATCCGCAAGACGCTTAGCGGCCATGAAGTCTGCGTGACGATCGAGGAGAATAGCGTCGGCGGGCTCGGCGCGCATGTGCTGACGCTGGCGAGCGACGAGGGGTTGATCGACGCGGGGCTGAAGCTGCGGACGATGCGCTTGCCCGACGTTTTTCAGGATCAGGACAAACCCGAGCTGCAATATGACGAGGCAGGGCTCAACGCGCCACAGATCGTCGATACCGTGCTGAAAGCGCTGCGACACAATAGCGCGGGCGTCGAGGAAGCAGGCGTGCGGGCTTGA
- the lspA gene encoding signal peptidase II — translation MSRTRSPYLRFGLIFAAVAFILDQITKWVVTVPLSLEPKGQIEITSFFNLTWAENCGISLSMFASCTDTTRWTLVAVTGIVAAAVAFWMTREQAKGDVIALAMILGGALGNIVDRVRFGYVVDFADLHIGDFRPFMIFNVADACITLGVLLLVARALLLGEKAANTDGQPSAD, via the coding sequence ATGAGCAGAACCCGTTCCCCCTATCTGCGCTTCGGCCTGATTTTCGCCGCCGTCGCCTTCATCCTCGACCAGATCACCAAATGGGTCGTGACGGTGCCGCTGTCGCTGGAACCCAAGGGGCAGATTGAAATCACCAGCTTCTTCAACCTGACCTGGGCGGAAAATTGCGGGATTTCGCTGTCGATGTTCGCCAGTTGCACCGACACGACGCGCTGGACGCTCGTCGCGGTGACGGGGATCGTCGCCGCCGCAGTCGCCTTCTGGATGACGCGCGAGCAGGCGAAGGGCGATGTGATCGCGCTCGCGATGATCCTCGGCGGCGCGCTCGGCAATATCGTCGACCGCGTGCGTTTCGGCTATGTCGTCGACTTCGCCGACCTGCACATCGGCGATTTCCGTCCCTTCATGATCTTCAACGTCGCCGATGCGTGCATCACGCTCGGCGTGCTTTTGCTGGTTGCGCGCGCGCTGCTCTTGGGCGAAAAGGCCGCGAACACGGACGGTCAGCCGTCCGCCGATTAA
- a CDS encoding DUF3035 domain-containing protein gives MNRTTAILAASILATTLSACGSNSLFSRDRPDEMMVSRQAPLVVPPDFALTPPAPGTARPGGESTAEQTLRALFGGPSQRSASETQIIGSADGARSDPGIRSQIGSPDTQVVDKGLVVRDILAAPEGDGRDASAAIPTS, from the coding sequence GTGAACCGGACCACCGCCATCTTGGCCGCCTCGATCCTCGCCACGACGCTGTCGGCCTGTGGGTCGAACAGCCTGTTCAGCCGCGACCGCCCCGACGAAATGATGGTGTCGCGTCAGGCGCCGCTCGTCGTGCCGCCCGATTTCGCGCTGACCCCGCCGGCGCCTGGCACCGCGCGCCCCGGCGGCGAATCGACCGCCGAACAAACGCTCCGCGCCCTCTTCGGCGGCCCGTCGCAGCGTAGCGCAAGCGAAACGCAGATCATCGGCAGCGCCGACGGCGCACGTTCCGACCCCGGCATCCGCAGCCAGATCGGCAGCCCCGACACGCAGGTTGTCGACAAGGGCCTCGTCGTCCGTGACATCCTCGCCGCGCCCGAAGGCGACGGCCGCGACGCATCGGCGGCAATCCCGACCAGCTAG
- a CDS encoding glycerophosphodiester phosphodiesterase family protein has product MTDSDDWASALEGPPKKPMKRRTKILLWVFAAIVAWFTLSNASFLAPDPAGKPKLIAHRGVYHLYDKRAAAGRDTCTAAHALPPSHDVFENTPESMRWAVGLGAAMVEVDVAPTKDGRMVLFHDWTVDCRTDGKGETRDLTLAELKALDIGYGYTADGGQTFPLRGKGVGKMPTVEEGLAALPVHPILFNFKSNYAAEAEQLFTILKAAGRDSRNIGDAFYGGERPVKRMRQLLPANWSFDLKDGAKACTKDYVTYGWTGIVPESCRNGVIAIPINYQWAFWGWPDRLIARMDSVGARVIVLGPHESGKSNEGLTTPQQLAKVPASFNGYIWVEDIREVGPALRPRQK; this is encoded by the coding sequence ATGACCGACAGCGACGATTGGGCATCAGCCCTCGAAGGCCCGCCGAAAAAGCCGATGAAGCGCCGCACGAAGATTCTGCTATGGGTCTTTGCCGCGATCGTCGCCTGGTTCACTCTCTCGAACGCCAGTTTCCTCGCCCCCGACCCCGCGGGCAAACCAAAGCTCATCGCGCACCGCGGCGTCTATCATCTCTATGACAAGCGCGCCGCGGCGGGCCGCGACACCTGCACCGCCGCGCACGCGCTCCCGCCAAGCCACGACGTGTTCGAAAACACCCCCGAATCGATGCGCTGGGCAGTCGGGCTCGGCGCGGCGATGGTCGAGGTCGACGTCGCGCCGACGAAGGACGGGCGCATGGTCCTTTTCCACGACTGGACCGTCGACTGCCGAACCGACGGCAAGGGCGAGACGCGCGACCTGACGCTGGCCGAGTTGAAAGCGCTCGACATCGGCTATGGTTATACCGCCGACGGCGGCCAGACCTTCCCGCTGCGCGGCAAGGGTGTCGGCAAGATGCCGACGGTCGAGGAAGGCCTCGCCGCGCTGCCCGTCCACCCGATCCTCTTCAACTTCAAGTCGAACTACGCCGCCGAGGCCGAGCAGCTTTTTACGATCCTGAAGGCCGCGGGCCGCGACAGCCGGAATATCGGCGATGCCTTCTATGGCGGCGAACGCCCCGTGAAGCGGATGCGGCAGTTGCTGCCCGCCAATTGGTCATTCGACCTGAAAGACGGCGCGAAAGCCTGCACCAAAGATTATGTCACCTATGGCTGGACAGGTATCGTCCCCGAAAGCTGCCGGAACGGCGTGATCGCGATCCCGATCAACTATCAATGGGCCTTTTGGGGCTGGCCCGACCGGCTGATCGCACGGATGGACAGCGTCGGCGCGCGCGTCATCGTGCTCGGCCCGCATGAAAGCGGCAAGTCGAACGAGGGTCTCACGACACCGCAACAACTCGCGAAAGTGCCCGCCAGCTTCAACGGCTATATCTGGGTCGAAGATATCCGCGAGGTAGGGCCGGCACTGCGTCCGCGGCAGAAATAG
- a CDS encoding dipeptidase produces the protein MRRWLIGILLVVAVAALAFFTLAPGILERGMNKVDGKPLPAVSERARALHQTLTIVDLHSDTLLWKRNILDRAERGHMDLPRLEDGNVALQILASTTKSPKGQNYDANGADTDNITALVIAQLQPIRTWSSLLERSLWHAEKLHRAVAASAGKLRAVDTPEDIDTLLADRRSKVPPVGAMLSIEGLHGLEGKLANLDKLYAAGFRMAGLTHFFDNDLAGSMHGLKKGGLTPTGRQVVAAMEAKGMIVDIAHCSNACVADILKIARRPVVSSHGGVQATCKVNRNLSDEQIKGVAATGGLIGIGYWDAAVCDTSPASVAKAMKHVRDLVGINHVALGSDYDGATTVRFDTSKLVQVTQALIDAGFSDDEVRAAMGGNAIRVLKAGLVPLTPPAG, from the coding sequence ATGCGTCGCTGGTTGATCGGCATATTGCTCGTTGTCGCGGTTGCCGCGCTCGCTTTCTTCACCCTTGCGCCCGGCATTCTCGAGCGCGGGATGAACAAGGTCGACGGCAAGCCGCTGCCGGCGGTCAGCGAACGAGCCAGGGCGCTTCACCAAACGCTGACGATCGTCGACCTGCACAGCGACACCCTTCTCTGGAAGCGGAACATTCTGGACCGCGCCGAGCGCGGGCATATGGACCTGCCGCGGCTCGAAGACGGCAACGTCGCGCTGCAAATCCTCGCCAGCACGACCAAATCGCCCAAGGGCCAGAATTACGACGCGAACGGCGCCGATACCGACAATATCACCGCGCTGGTGATCGCCCAGCTCCAGCCGATCCGTACCTGGAGCTCGCTGCTCGAACGCTCGCTGTGGCACGCTGAAAAGCTGCACCGCGCGGTCGCCGCATCGGCGGGCAAGCTGCGCGCGGTCGATACGCCAGAGGATATCGACACATTGCTCGCCGACCGCCGCAGCAAAGTGCCGCCCGTCGGCGCGATGCTCAGCATCGAGGGACTGCACGGCCTTGAAGGCAAGCTCGCGAACCTCGATAAGCTCTATGCCGCCGGCTTCCGCATGGCGGGGCTCACCCATTTCTTCGACAATGATCTCGCGGGATCGATGCACGGCCTCAAAAAGGGCGGGCTCACCCCGACCGGGCGGCAGGTTGTCGCGGCGATGGAAGCGAAGGGCATGATCGTCGACATCGCGCATTGCTCGAACGCCTGCGTCGCCGACATCCTTAAGATCGCGCGCCGCCCGGTCGTCTCCAGCCACGGCGGGGTGCAGGCGACGTGCAAGGTCAACCGCAACCTTTCAGACGAACAGATCAAGGGGGTCGCCGCGACCGGTGGGCTCATCGGCATCGGCTATTGGGACGCCGCGGTCTGCGACACCTCGCCCGCGAGCGTCGCAAAGGCGATGAAGCATGTCCGCGACCTCGTCGGCATCAATCACGTCGCGCTCGGCAGCGACTATGACGGCGCGACGACCGTGCGTTTCGACACGTCGAAGCTGGTGCAGGTAACGCAGGCACTGATCGACGCCGGTTTCAGCGACGACGAAGTCCGCGCCGCGATGGGCGGCAACGCGATCCGCGTGCTCAAGGCGGGGCTCGTGCCGCTCACCCCGCCAGCAGGCTGA
- a CDS encoding GIY-YIG nuclease family protein, protein MLKQGYVYILTNKRNGTLYIGVTSNLPQRIWQHLTGTVEGFAKTYGLRTLVWFEHFDDLQDARRRELQMKGWKRAWKIELIETLNPDWRDLSANLV, encoded by the coding sequence ATGTTGAAACAAGGCTACGTCTATATCCTCACCAACAAGCGCAACGGCACGCTCTACATCGGCGTGACCAGCAACCTGCCGCAACGCATCTGGCAACACCTCACAGGAACGGTCGAAGGCTTTGCCAAAACATACGGCCTCCGCACGCTCGTCTGGTTCGAACATTTCGACGACCTTCAGGACGCGCGCCGCCGCGAACTTCAGATGAAAGGATGGAAGCGCGCATGGAAGATCGAGCTGATCGAAACGCTAAATCCTGACTGGCGTGATCTGTCTGCAAATCTTGTTTGA
- a CDS encoding GFA family protein — protein MLKTHHGSCHCGAVKFEADIDLEAGTGKCNCSICTKKRNWSAQIKPDAFRLLTDPAALEEYVFGSGSAHHVFCKTCGVSSFGHGYVEEIGGAYYSVSIACLDDLTPAEMAALPVTHMDGAGNNWWNPPAVTAHM, from the coding sequence ATGCTGAAGACCCACCATGGTTCGTGCCACTGCGGCGCCGTCAAGTTCGAGGCCGATATCGACCTCGAGGCAGGAACGGGCAAATGCAATTGCTCGATCTGCACCAAGAAGCGGAACTGGAGCGCGCAGATCAAGCCCGACGCCTTTCGCCTGCTGACCGATCCCGCGGCGCTGGAGGAATATGTGTTCGGATCGGGGAGCGCGCATCATGTCTTCTGCAAGACGTGCGGCGTGTCGTCGTTCGGCCATGGCTATGTCGAGGAGATCGGCGGCGCTTATTATTCGGTGTCGATCGCATGCCTCGACGATCTGACCCCTGCCGAGATGGCAGCGTTGCCGGTGACACATATGGATGGAGCGGGCAATAATTGGTGGAACCCGCCTGCGGTCACCGCGCATATGTGA